One segment of Paenibacillus pabuli DNA contains the following:
- a CDS encoding flagellar motor protein: MDIATLIGIIAGIAAVISGFLWEGGQLSGLVQKTAALIVFGGTIAAVVASFPTHRLRTIPAALRMAFGRNDNDPRKWMEELVDMSSIARRSGVLALERQVMDHPHPFLKDGIQMVVDGTDQDVIRQIMELEIDSVEQKHEGYAKIFESAGGYAPTMGIIGTVMGLIQVLGSLTDPTGLGPAIAVAFTATLYGVASANLIFLPIASKIKSRSAEDIQMMEMLLEGVLAIQNGENPHLVRKRLESFTLTHRQISRPVAKEGLDESAQ, encoded by the coding sequence ATGGATATTGCGACACTTATCGGCATCATAGCCGGGATTGCCGCAGTGATCAGCGGTTTTTTATGGGAAGGGGGTCAATTGTCCGGCCTCGTTCAAAAAACAGCTGCTCTGATTGTATTCGGTGGAACCATTGCTGCAGTAGTCGCCAGTTTTCCGACTCATCGGCTGCGTACGATTCCGGCCGCACTGCGCATGGCTTTTGGACGTAATGACAATGATCCGCGCAAGTGGATGGAAGAATTGGTGGACATGTCCTCGATTGCCCGTCGTTCAGGCGTGCTTGCACTGGAACGCCAGGTTATGGATCATCCGCATCCATTTCTGAAAGACGGTATCCAGATGGTTGTCGATGGCACCGATCAGGATGTGATTCGTCAGATCATGGAGCTGGAGATCGATTCGGTGGAACAAAAGCATGAAGGTTATGCCAAAATTTTCGAATCCGCTGGAGGTTACGCTCCAACGATGGGTATCATCGGTACGGTCATGGGACTGATTCAGGTTCTAGGCAGCCTGACAGATCCTACCGGACTGGGCCCAGCCATTGCTGTAGCTTTTACTGCAACCTTATACGGGGTAGCCAGTGCCAATCTTATCTTTTTGCCCATTGCATCCAAAATTAAATCACGGAGTGCCGAAGACATCCAGATGATGGAGATGCTGCTTGAAGGTGTGCTCGCCATCCAGAATGGAGAGAACCCTCATCTCGTACGCAAACGACTTGAGTCCTTCACGCTCACTCATCGTCAAATCTCACGTCCCGTAGCGAAGGAGGGATTGGATGAGTCGGCGCAGTAG
- a CDS encoding flagellar motor protein MotB: MSRRSRRRGKREPGDHRDRWMITYADLITLLLIFFVIMYAMSNLDSGKYDVVTQSLQNTFNQSDSILDLGNGIDETAGQTITEVPPTEVQGEDATTPEEDQPLTEREEQFRSQEEELQNLFNVITQYIEDNKLENQIFVADNPQGISITLSDRFLFDQGQAALKSDAAPTLSKLASLFRDLSTVVSIEGHTDNVPVGANSTYKDNWELSGERALSVLRFFLDQENLDPDGFQYAGYADTRPTGDNSTAAGRQKNRRVEITVLRQLQS, from the coding sequence ATGAGTCGGCGCAGTAGAAGGCGCGGAAAACGTGAACCTGGCGATCATCGGGATCGGTGGATGATTACCTATGCCGATCTCATCACGTTGCTGCTGATCTTTTTTGTCATCATGTACGCCATGAGCAATCTGGACTCCGGTAAATACGACGTGGTAACCCAATCACTGCAAAATACATTTAATCAATCCGATTCCATTCTTGACCTTGGCAATGGAATCGATGAAACCGCAGGACAAACCATTACTGAAGTTCCTCCAACCGAGGTTCAGGGTGAAGATGCAACAACTCCGGAAGAAGATCAGCCACTGACCGAGCGGGAAGAACAGTTTCGTTCCCAGGAGGAGGAGCTGCAGAATCTGTTCAATGTGATTACCCAGTATATCGAGGATAATAAACTGGAAAATCAGATTTTTGTGGCAGACAACCCGCAGGGAATCTCCATTACGCTGAGTGACCGCTTTCTGTTCGATCAGGGACAAGCTGCTCTGAAAAGTGACGCTGCACCTACACTAAGCAAGCTTGCGAGCCTGTTCCGTGACCTAAGCACCGTCGTCAGCATAGAAGGTCATACCGATAACGTGCCTGTTGGAGCCAATTCCACATATAAAGACAACTGGGAGCTTTCCGGAGAACGCGCACTTTCTGTGCTTCGGTTTTTCCTGGACCAAGAGAACCTGGACCCTGACGGATTTCAGTACGCAGGTTACGCGGACACACGTCCCACCGGTGACAATTCAACCGCAGCCGGCAGGCAAAAAAACCGCCGGGTCGAAATTACCGTACTGCGTCAGCTTCAATCCTAA
- a CDS encoding DUF1266 domain-containing protein gives MGQDRGAVQAVQGITDKQLWFRGMSAIMDEMNGLDIRNDYEHEEDEEEKDRFRTSLEEEWRIHNRDELLSGLEWIREGGHRVAFERMRTFMNALSEADQWKCIHSLNPETGRYHEYLVVKTYMYKLPPAGIAAWDWGRYANLCRKSAYVGFITEVEAEQLMLQAAIEAQSAYSSWKEYAVAFLAGRLYWLEQTAEPLVQRQVNYVRNLFVQSNSIYNKVDWNLSLQ, from the coding sequence GTGGGACAAGACAGAGGAGCGGTTCAGGCTGTGCAGGGGATTACGGATAAACAGCTGTGGTTTCGGGGCATGAGCGCCATTATGGACGAAATGAATGGACTGGATATACGCAATGATTACGAGCATGAGGAGGACGAAGAGGAAAAAGATCGATTCCGTACCTCTCTGGAGGAAGAATGGCGTATTCATAACAGAGATGAGCTGCTGTCGGGATTGGAATGGATCCGAGAAGGTGGACATCGGGTTGCGTTTGAACGAATGAGGACTTTTATGAATGCATTATCGGAAGCCGATCAGTGGAAGTGCATCCACTCCCTTAATCCGGAAACGGGCCGATATCATGAATATCTGGTGGTCAAAACGTACATGTACAAACTGCCCCCTGCCGGCATCGCAGCCTGGGATTGGGGAAGGTACGCAAACTTGTGCCGCAAAAGTGCGTATGTCGGTTTTATCACTGAAGTGGAGGCTGAACAATTGATGTTGCAGGCGGCTATTGAGGCACAATCGGCTTATTCTTCGTGGAAAGAGTACGCGGTTGCTTTCTTGGCGGGCAGGCTGTACTGGTTGGAACAAACGGCCGAGCCGCTGGTTCAGCGTCAGGTGAATTATGTGCGTAATTTGTTCGTGCAATCAAACAGCATTTATAACAAGGTGGACTGGAATTTGTCCCTACAGTAA